From the Diachasmimorpha longicaudata isolate KC_UGA_2023 chromosome 15, iyDiaLong2, whole genome shotgun sequence genome, the window AACAGGAAGGGGTCAGGATGGAGGCGATAAAGAAGAAAATCGCGGCGCTGAAGATGGAGAAGGACACGGCCAATGAGATGGTCGAGGCGAATGAAACGAAAGCACGACAAAAGGACATGGAGGCCGATTTACTCTTCGACGAGGTGCGAGATTTAACTAAAAAATTAGCAACCCTCGAGCACGACTACGAAGTGGCTAAAGTCAGCCTCGAGACGCAAACAGTGGCGCTGGAACAGTGCGAGAAATCGTGGACCAAGGTGAGTAGAAGTTGCTCGGTGATGATCGAATCCCCAAGCGAAATCGATAACGAAGTGATAAACGGAGATAAGTCAGTCCTGACGAAGGGCCAGTTATTgacgaatatctcggaatcggggacagatggaaaaatttggaTTAAGACTTTTTTCTAGAGCGAATTAagttctacaataaatgtcattacaaaaaattggCTATCTCCCTCAGACTCGGAGATAATTCGACTCGAAGACGAGtaaacttatctcgttttatcacttcactCGTGAAATGAAATCTGTCATTTGTGCGATCGGCAGGCAGAGCAAGATCGAACGGTGCTGACGAAACGAGTGCAGGAGATCGAGCAGAGTCTCTCGAAAAAGGAGGAATTGCGTCTACTCGCTCAGGCGAAGCTCGAGAAAGCCGTGGAGTTGGCTGACGATGCTAAACGAATGTGCCGAGTGCTCGAGGATCGAAATCGCCTTGATCTCGAACGCGTGGAGAAACTCACCGCTGAATTGAAAGACGCCAGGCTCATCGCCGAGGACGCTGACAATAAGTCCGAGGAAATAGCTAATAAATTGTCATGGGTCGAGGAGGAGCTCGAGTCTGCCGAGGAGAGGGTTAAAAATAGCGAGGCAAAAATCGTCGAGCGAGAGGACGAACTGTTTATCGTGAAGAATATCGTCAAGTCCCTTGAAGTGTCTGAACAGAAGGTACGTGTGagcgagaaaaaattatatttcctgGATCGTTGTCTGATAATTCTCAGGGCAGTGGCTCTAAGGGCTATTGTGGGGCGATAAAATTTTCCGGAATTCCCATGGAAAATTTAGAGTTCCCTTGGGGTGAAGGAGGTCTTTTTATCGACTCGATACATTTCTAGGCGAATCAACGAGTTGCTGACTCCAAGGTGCAGCTCAAAGAGCTGAAGGGAAAGGTGAAGGCCGCCGACAAGCGCGCGATCCTCGCGGAAAAGGCCGTCAGAGCATTGCAGAAGGAAGTGGACTTCAAAGAGGGTAATCAGGGAATTTCCAGGATTTTTCCTATgctcttatttttttattcacccattCACTCGTCTTCACTCATCTTTTTGCAGATGAACTCAGAGAACAGAAGGAAAAATGCCGGGAAATTACCGATGAACTGGATTTAACGTTCGCCGAAATGACGGGCTATTAAAAATCCCTCGATCTCTTTGAATTTTGCTTTCGAATTGGCTCGATGCacccggagagaaatattcaataaaaagtgCCAGACGAGAGGCGTAAAAATTACCGTTCCAGACCTAATCGGCGAGCGATGTCGCACTGAAGGGAAATTATGAgtcagaattgaaattttacagtttcagaattttttccaaaatatttctctccgtgtgtgcaaaataaaatcaataaactcCATCATCGTCATCGTCATCATCGTCATCCTCATCCTCATCGCCATCACCATTGCCATCAGCTTTACACCTGATTTCAGTTTGTGCACTTATTGGCTTTTGATCGAGTGCACGCAATCTACCGCTGAGTACTTTTAATCCGGCCTTTTAAACTCTTTCAAAAATAACCCGTGGGTACGCGTATAGATTGTCTCGTAACTGCAAATTGACTGAGCCACTTCTTTGGATTGAATTGAACACAGTTGCACTTGCACAACAACGCACGCATTACTGCAGCTACGGGGAGGCTTTCTTTCGTTGCATAGAATTATTTGGATTCCTAAGATATCTCACTGAgggctaattaatttttttcagatgaaaaattaatcaatgaaacATGTCTCGCGTTCATAATcgattaatgaacaatttaattacttCCTGCCATTTATTCCTCCTCGATATTTTTAATGTATATGGAATTTGTGTTTTCAATAAATGCTCACAAccgaggaaattttatttcgttatttatttaatcattgACCTActtcataaattaataattaatagaatGTGTCACATCGTTAAGTTTATGAAATTGACCCACATTATAAACATATTTTCTTCTTAATTAAAGCGTTCCTCATAATTTAtcccaattttgaaaaataattctttgaattcttgaatttttcctgcaataaattgaaaaaaattgattccagaattttccgaaatttatgataaaattTTCCGACACATCAAATAATTTGGCAAGAgtccaaatgatttttccctcAGAATTGtcctgaaataaaatgaaaaaaatataattgagaCTATTCCTGTAATGATCGAAGTCACTCGTCGAAGAGTGAAGAATCCCTTTGTGTTCTAACTAAAGCATACATtcgtatttttcatgttgcATTACAGCGGGGCCTATAAAGGGATTGTTCTCCTCGGTCAGTAGGTACAGTAACTCATTAGCGATCGCTTTTGACTGTTCACCAACTTCACAGCGAGTTTACACGATTAATCTGCCGGAGGGACTAATTATTTCCCCTATTTGTCGGATGTACTGGCAGTAATTATCAGCAGTGATTACGATGAATGCGATAAAAAAGCAGCTGCAAGTGCTGAAAATCGAGAAAGACCTGGCAATCGATCGCGCCGATTGTTGCGATCGACAGGCTCGCGAGGCGAACAATCgggaggaaaaattgaacgaTCAAGTTCGGGAgctggagaaaaaattattgcaaatgGAGAACGACTTGGGAATTAATCGCGACAGTTTAAGAACATCCAACGCAAGACTCGACGATAAAGAGAGAATGTTACTGGTGGTAcgtacaatttatttatttaatctatTGTTAGTTTATTATGGAGAGGTATTTTAGGTGCAATCGGAGCTGGCTGTTTTGAACAGAAGGATGCAGCAGGCTATGGAGTACCTGGAGAAAACCGAGGAGCGCAGGGTAATTGCGCAGACGAAGCTGCTGCAAGCTACTGAGAGCGCTGAAGACGCCAAGAGGTAATTACCAGGGTAATGGGCTCCATTTATTAGCACTAAATAAAGTTTCGTTATTTATGGAGTTTTTGAagtattggattttttatacGAATCGATTTGTGCACGTTGCAAAATTAAAATGTCCTGAAAAACGTACCACTTCGTATAAGCACATCTTACCCTGAATCTCCTCATCGTCCAGAATCTGCAAAGTTCTGGAGACCCGCAGTAAACAAGACGACGAACGAATGGACCAGTTGACAACGCAGCTGAAGGAAGCCCGATTGATCGCCGAAGACGCTGACGCCAAATCCGATGAGATATCCCGTCGTCTGGCCTTCGTTGAGGACGAGCTCGAAACCGCCGAGGACAGAATCAGGAGCAGCGATGCGTAAGTCAATGGCCTCAACGCTAAATCTACACTTTCTCAATCCCCTAATTTCCCAGGAAAATTGTCGAGCGTGAGGATGAGCTGTTCATCGTCGGGAATATATTGAAGTCTCTGGAGGTCTCGGAGGAAAAAGCGAATCAGCGAGTCGAGGAGTTCAAGCTGCAGCTGAAGGACTCGAAGGTGAAGTTAAAGGACGCTGAGAGGAGGGCAGTGATCGccgaaaatcaaatgaaaattctgcAGAAGGAGTTGGACATACGTGAAGgtactaaaaaaataaaataattaaaaggaaattaggggaattaattataaataaatcaaatatttaaatcaCTGAATCATGATTCTTTCAGATCGACTGTTCAGGGAGAAGCAAAAGTCAAAGTACATCAGCGATGATTTGGACTCGACCTTCGCCGCCCTCACCGGGTATTGAAGGGTTCGatcacgataaaaaaaaatcaggtaaAGGCGACCGCGACGGAGgctgaataaaattgaaacgcATATTCTTACGTgatatcaatttatttaatcgaCTCTACGATCGATATTTATGCCTTGAAACGACTTTCATCGTACACTGATAATATTAACATAACTCTGTCCATACTTGGATCCCTTCACGGACGATAAAACACGATGAAACTCACTTCCATCACACATTATTTATCGCTTTATCTCTCTTCgcattctcatatttttcttcaatttacacgataataattatcattcattTGATTAATAGCCCCTTCGATCATCacaaaagttaaaaaaaaatcgcactcTTCTCCACTCAAAGGTCGTGACATTATCCAATCCAatgaattcacatttttttcacttaattTTCTCCGAATGGAGGGGAAACGAGAGATGtgcgtagttcgacgatagaAAAAAGGTTGTAAGGAGCGCGCGATAAgaaaaaatgtacaaaaattATCGTCTTCACGACAGTTGATCTCCTGTTGGAGCAGAACTTTCATTCTTTTACAAAGTATATTGTATAAATTACCTCGaggttcattaaaattaaacgATAATTTGATTGACGTTGCTTTCCTATATACATCGCTCTTGCATGATTTTACTCGCATTAAACGCTTGATTTATCATCACCATTCGTTAAATATACAAAAATCATGAATTGTCCATTCGCGCGCcacttgtcattttttttaaaagtctTAGAATTATAACGTACTTAAATTAATCAACGTGGTATTCGTACGTATCATAAACTTTATAATGCAACAGAGGCCAACTTGGTTTGATAATTAACGTCATTTTGCCGGAATGTCAAAATGACCGATAAAAAAGGGTTCCGTACCAAAATTCCCAGGGCCGAAAATTTCGGGGAAAAATGCCCAATCAATGATCTTAGTGTAATCTACCGAAATACATTAAAGCCGATAAATACCTGAAGTTTTATTAGCGAGATTCATTACCCAATTGCGATGAGTCTCCCATAACTCGTTAATTTCCCAGACGTTTTGTAGATAAAATGTTGCGCAACTAatatttgtcattgaaaattctcccACACGTTCTCCTAATTAATTCTGCCAATTAACTAGATGAATTAAAGATTAGAATTAATGATATCAGTTCTATAGGATCTCGAGACGAATTGTAGACGGGAATTTTGGCCTGTCACCCAAAAAATCCTACCGAAACCCCCacttttctcaaattttcatgaattcccGAATGTCTTTCTTCTCGCAATGATCTCCCCAAAATTTAATACTCCCGTCGCTACCCATTAAAATAGCGTTTATGGCCCGATGGACTCTGGGAAATGCTGCTGCACAAATTAGCCGTACGAATAGTCAAAAGTCTTTTGGTCTCGGATGGGTTATCGCTATCGATTAGACCTTTCAGAGGCTGTCCCGAAGCGTACTGAGCAAATTGTCGATtagttttataatttttttttttgtcaatgatttttttttattcatttacttaTCTTTGGCACGCATCAATACATCGTGGGCAGACTCCACAGCGTCAAGTCCTCTCCTTTAACATCGACTAGCAGCACTCTTCAATCACAGTCATCCGTCGCATTTACTCGTGCTCCTCGTCATGCGCAAGAACtcatacaaaaaattatttacaaaatttatgaattattggtTCAATGATCAGTGATAGTTGATAGGTGAGGCCTTCGGAGATGTGCCCGAACGCTCTGGCAGTGGTAGAGAGGAAGAACATATTGTTAGACCTGATATTTCTGAGGAAGTATTAAAGGAAGACTGTGGTATCGGCAGTATATGGACGATCGTCAGTCTGTTATTATCTCCAAAGGCTCGTTTGTCAGtcgaaaaaattcttaaaCAACAAATAGTTGGTCATGACGAGTGCTCCTTGGTGAGGGGATGGTCCGTATCGACGTGCCTCCTGGAACGCTGAGagttcaatttgtttttttttttcaaatttacttgagactttttcattttcatgtcaaatcgtcattttttttaaactgcaATGGAGTAATCCGAGGAGGGATTGTTCTGTGTGCCGGGTCTCGACCACAGGGAACTTCTGAGGCCGAGCTTTGGCTTCTTCAGTGAATCAATATCGCACTCGGCCTCGCTCAGTTCATGTCGATCGTTCCTATCGCCATTGCCAGGTATGTTTCCTTGATTACTGACAAATGCCGTCTCGGCCACTGACATCGGGGGGAGCAGCATCCTCAGGGAACTCCTGCTGGGAACGTGCCATCTTCAGAGACAGCCATTTTCTTGTTTTATATCATTTAAATTtgctttgacatttttttatgattcgtCTAGCCTCTCACAATTGAGgacaaatcattttttattactttttggGAATTAAATTACGAATAAATGGAGTACCTGGATCGTCCTCGTCTCGGTAACGACTTCTGCTCGCACATTGGCGATATATCTGACGAGGTGCTCGACGTGCCGTGGTAAATGAAATCCGAAACAGCGCGAACTGAAAGTTTAATTTATTGAGAAGAAAATTGGGGGAGCTCTATAtgctttatattttttatattcatagttaaataattaaactattTGAAATAACTTTCTGCATGGGCAAGtgatttatgaattattgaactCTCAAAGGTCTCGGGGATGGGGGAAAATTGATACCTACTGTGCTTTAGTTTGCTCGCGTCCAGTTGGTTGGACGACTCGGTTCTCGAACGAGTCAATTGGTCCGGGTCAGACTCGCTCTCGTCGCTGTCGTCCCCGTGTGTATGTTGCTTCCTCTGCTGGCGTCGTCGTGACGACACACTCTTCATACTCTGTTGGTGATCAAAACACGTTTCATCGGGATTATCATATTGATCCACTCGAGCATATTAATCGAGGATGGCTTagggtaattgaattttatgcataaattaatggaaaattcggaaatttcCCCAGCGCAACGCTCGAGATCATTTACAACAGTTTTTGATATATTTTCTCACGGTTGGCATACGATTATGAACGTACCGTCACCGCTGGCGGTGGACTCGCGCACCCCTCCGTCATCGCATGCTCGTGGTACATGAAGCTGTGCAGGAGAGTGTTGTTGGGATGGAGACCCGCCGCTGACGCTTCGGCCGCACCTCCAAGTCCTCCCAATCCTCCCAGCCCTGCCAggcttccccctcccccctccgaAAGCTGGAACGTAGCGTACGGAGAGATGTCCTCCGCCGTCTCTGTAACCCAACAGTGGCAATTGCCTACCTTTCAAATCTCGTCGGAATTTATTCGTCAGATTAGTCGGTCCATTACCACGACAATTGCAAATCAAAGGCTCCGGGTTAATCCATCCTAATGATTAATCTAATTTCAAAAGAACTTTTCACCTGGAATCTTGTCGGGCCCCCCGGCGTTGGCAGCCTGCTGAAGAGCGACCTTGTGAATCGTCGCGTAGTACCGCTCCCTCTGCGTCTCGGCGTTCTGCTGattctcctgggtctccttcATCGGCCGCTGCTGGCGGTCCCCCAAATGCCTACTCTTGAATCTCAATGCCACCCCGGCAAATACCGCAAAAATAGCGAATGTGGAAATTATCATGGGAATCATGACTTTCACGTCGGCGTAAAAGGGCAACGCCGACGCCGAGCCGCGATCCGTCAACTCTGGTGGGGGTGCATCTACACAATAACATGATAAATGCAGACGTATTCAGGTTTCATTAAGACAAATTAgctcgttgatttttttttctagggaaCAAAATTGTTAAATCATTTCAAAGACTTACCCCCATCCTTCGTCAGCGTGACGAAGCTGAACTCTGCCTGATTGCTCCCCGCGACGTTGTAGGCCTCCACCTTCAGCTGATAGACAGTGCTAGGTGACAGATTGGTAACCAAGAATCTCTTCTGCGGCGCAACATTATTAGAGACAAGAGTCCAGTGAAATTCGTCCATAGGGCGATACTGAATGACGAAATACTGAATGGGACAGCCATTGTCTGGCCACGTGGACAGGCGCAAAGCTAGGGTAGTGGAGTTTGGAGAAAGAAATGCAGCAGCAGGTGGAATACCAGGTGGTTGTCCCTGCGTTCGGACTGAGAGCACTGGAGATGCTGCACTGCTTCCAATTTTGTTGTGTGAGGTCAGGTATAAGTGGTACATGTTGCCGCAGAGGAGGCCCTGTTAAACAATCATttcgattgaataaataaaatgaaatagaaCAAATTGATGAGGAAGGGAAGGacctatttaaaaaaatcccttgatgaagaaataaaaattctgtgggGATGAGTGGCTCAGGAGGGTCTATGTGTACCTTCAACTCGTGATTGGTGGATCGTCGGGGCAACTGGAGTTCATCTAGATTCCCGTGCGTCGTTCGATAATGCAGAGTGTAGCCCGTGGTGGGAGAGCCACCGTTGTATCCAGCTTTCCAGTGGAGGAGGACACTCGTCGCAGTGGAGCTGGTGACGTAGAGGACTGGAGCACTCGGTGGCACTGAGGAGACAATTATTGGACGTTAAGTGAGTGGAGTAAAGGCCGGGGAGAAATATTATCAGCTTTCGAAGTCCGCTGGAGTATTAATTACATTATAGcagatttaaaattcaatattaatcattatcaattatcagcgtataattaattaattgttattgaattgCCGATGTGATGTGCCGTGTTTCAACAATTCAACATGTCAGATACAGagcgaaaaatatttcttttttaattgaaaaaaaatgtaattacaaATGGACTTGACGGAACGCTCAATTTACCTTGGACAATGAGACTGTAATGGAGTCTATCACTCCCCAGTGAATTTTCCACTTGACATGTGTAATTTCCACTGTCCTGCAACTGAATATTGGACAGCACAAGCTCTCCGGTCTGcagaatttgaatatttctacTGCTGTCTGAATGCACTTGCTCGGAGAGGCCCTTGAACCACTCCCTGGTGGGATCTCCCACTGCGTGACAGGACATCGTGACAGATCCACGCCATGGCTTTACGATGTTACCCCCGAAGGACGTTATTTTTGCGGTCACGTGGTTCTTCGGCATTGCAGCAGCCACTGTCGAGCTCTGGCCCTCGCCGACGCGTGTGCTAGCTGTCACCCAAAATTGGTACTCCACGTGCTGCTGGAGTCCCGTCACTTCGAAGAAGGTGTTTGTGGAAGCGAGAACTCTCTTTCCGTGGTTCAATTCCTCGCGGCCGTCCATTATTCTGGGATTTCAGTTTGAGGGAGATAATTAGgggattatgatttttttggtattggATATAAATGCGAATGAAATATATCGGAGTAAAAATATAGGATAAGAGTCGCCTGAATTCGTTGCGTACCCTCGTTTATCTCATTTACCCCCCCGACCTACCCCGCCATCGTAagtttcacataaaaaaattctgcaagACTTTCATTCCACAATATCGTCGAGAAAATAACAGCAAAAAATACCTGGAGTACAAATTGTATTTGTTAATTTCGCCATTAGGTTCCAGTGGTGGGAGCCAGGAGATAAAAAGTGCCTGGGGTGAGCTgacaacaactttaatatccGCTGGGCTGCCTGGCActgaatcaatttaattttccatttagaTTATCCAACATGGAAGTAGAAATTTCTTCTCAATTAAGCATCGACTCACCATCTTCCTTAGTGCGACAGTACATGGACCTGGAGGGCACACCATCGCCAACACGAGTGTAAGCGAGAACCTGAACACTGTAGTTGGTGTACTTTCGAAGTCCCGCAAGGATCATGGTCATGCTCCCCGTTTTCCTCACCTCCATCTCATCGATACTACTCCAGGAGTCGGGCATAACTGGTTCATAAGTCAATTTGTAACCCTGTATATTCCCGTTGGCGAAAGCAGCTGGTGGTTGTTTCCATGAAATTTGTAGTGATTGAGACGTCAGTGCGGCACAACGAACGTCGTCGGGAGCTTTGCTCGGCACTGAAAAACGAAACGCTCCATTGGATatcgtatttttttcactgcaaAAAATTGTCCCTGGAGTTTCCCATTaccaattgttatttctccTCCAGTAAACACACAACTGTTCCTATCATATCTCCAACATCTTCGCAAACGTTATCTCCTCCAGAGGAGGACGAACACCCCGAGAGcaagtgaaatatttttcactgtgCAAACACATAATAAAATCAAACAAATTCACTCACCGCCTTCCGATGTTTGCGTAGGTAGTTGTTCGGATTGTGGTCCTGAGCCGACCTGGTTGTATGCTTGAACAACAATTGTGTATCTGGTATATGGTCTCAGCCCCGTGAGACGGAGTTCACCCCCGCCCTCCTCGCCATCCCCAGATACCGAAGTGAAGTTGAACGACGGATTTCCACCGCTGTAACTCAAATATTTGTTGTGTAGAGTATCAATATCGAagacgaatattatttttaaattacgaAATGATTAATGTGGAAACTCatgattatttaatattaaattgctGAATGTCTTTGACGTatcgttatttaaaaaatcaccaacCTGGTCTCTTTAAATCCAACGTTGAATCCCTGAATATCCCCGTGTCGTAATTCGGCGAGGGGTGGCGACCACGTGACGAGTATTTCCGTCGGAGAAATGGGACGAGCGGCGATATTTATGGGAGGTCCAGCTGGCCTCTGGGGCTCAGTACGAACGACCAATTCGGCTGACGGTGAGGATCTACCGGCCGGGCCTTCAGCAATTATACGAATTGTATACCTGGTCGCTGGCTTCAGATCGTCAATCAGAGTTGCGTATGGCAATGGTGGACCAGTTAATTCCTGCTGCTGCCACATACCGCTCTCTCCCTCCTTGTACTGAAGAATGTACTTGGTTACTTCGCGGGTGTCCTGGGCGCGGTGCTGCCATTTGACGTTTATACTCCTGGGGGCTATCATTGCTGTCTCCAGGGCGTGAGGCGGCTGCGGCGGCTCTGGTGGAGGTGGAAAGAGGGCGAAACGGGGATTAGGGTCAACAGTTTGGTGCACGTAAATTCAAGAAGATGGAGATTTTGGAGGTGTACCTTGGACGAGCAATTGAACCAACTGTTGATCTCTTCCGTAGAGATTGCTCGCTTGGCAGAAGTATGCTCCGCTGTCGGATGCTTCCGCTGAGGATATTTGTAACTGCGCCTCCACACCGTCGGGTGTCACTTCCGTTTTTGTTGTCACACTGGGGATTTTTCGTGAGAAATTTTGTGAGGGTTTAAGAAATTGTTTctgattcatgaaaatttggaTCCAACTCTCCGGAAATTTTGCAGGAAATCGAGAAATGTTAGggtaaattgaaaaagttcTGGGCTTTCATCGTCCCGATTCCCAGAATATTTTATAGTCTCTATAGATGACAGTGAGAGAAATTCTGTCATTCCCCGTAACTTCCTCGATATGTCCCCAAAACTTCGGTGAACGTAGCATCCACTTATCTACCCTCGTCATCACCTTATTGAAACGTCCTTTCTAAATTCAATACTCACCGATAATTTGTGGAtggattcaattcaattttcccaccCTTTAGCCAAGAAACGGTGACAGGCTTATCGCCATGAACTTCGCAGTGCAGCGTCGCCATGTCGCCCTTCTTAACAGTGACAAGTCTTGATGGAGCAGCAAAATATGGTGAGGCTTAAAGTTTTTGAGAGTTAAAaagttttcaaaattttacctCACTTCTTACGATGTTTTTGATCTTACTCACAGTTGACACGGAGTTGGACCACTTTGCCCATGCCAGTGCCAATGCCATTGCTCGCTTGACACAGGTAGTAgccctctctgtcttccttaACGTGCTGAAGGACCAGGGTGCCGTTATTCAAAAGTTTTGTGTAAGAACTTTCGCGCAGCTCCTCGTACTCGCCAGATTTACCTCCTATTTGTGTTGCACGTTGGGTTTTATTGTTGTCACGAATCATTTGAAACAGGGCAATAGAAACATCGAAATTCATGGAAACATATGATCATGCAGAGTAATTTctactattttttataaatttttgaaagctCTTCCCTTCGCAATTCGCTTTACCtcaaaattttgaagcacAAATTGGTCCATATGTTCTACTAACATATTCATTTTGCACTCAACATAGTACAAACCCACTTACCCCCGAATtcagtgaaattatttcatcccCCAGAgcttttataataaaaaaaaattaccgattGCTTTTTTCCAGACAATGACAGGTGTTGGTACTCCTTGTGCTTGACAATGCAGGGAGACGTGTCTATTCCTCTCAACACTGGTGTCCATGGGCTCCACCAGCCAATGGGGAGGCACTGAAAACGGAGAATTAACCATCCCTTTAGTTCCACCCGAAATATTCTCCATCTGAAATATCAATGAACCGAacgaacaaaaataaaagtaaaagaTTCTCTTTGCTAAAAGAACATCGTTAACTCGCACGGACGAACGACTGACGTTATTCAGAAGCGGtaacgataaaaatatttagaaaaataaaaaacaaaatattctccCCATTTCCGATTTAAATTCCCATTTTACTATCATTACTATTCCTTCGCTCTCGCGAGCGCAAGCGAAAtctcgattaatttttcatttattattcaatcttGTAGCGCCCTATGACGAGTTCACAATCCGcttaattaaattgacttGGGTAGAAAGAACGGGAGAAATGAATGGGGGGATGAGCTGGATGGATGAATTTGTGGTataaatttacttttttttttcccatttgtGATTGGATAAGAATGGCAGATTGGGGTCGCTATCGAATCTCACACGGGACGTCTTCAGCGGAGAAAATCTCCCACTCCCCCGGgggagtagaaaaaaaaataaaaaaaaaaaagctcgcCGTGTCTAGCGGCTAAAAAGTATCGATACACATATACTTGAAGTTCGATGAACTCATCGTTGCTACTGACGTCCCATGTTGAGGTCTCGAGAGCGTACTTTCATCGGGTTTGTTTcgtttatatattttctttcgGGTTTTCTACTTTTACGGTTGTGATGAAAAACGCTGCACAAGCGATAATACTGTGATAGGTGGGGTATATATTCAACGTTTTacgttaaataaaataaaaaaataaaaccaaaaaatcagaggtatgaaaattaaaagacaGCGTCACGTTCGAAGACGCAAGGTGATATAATAGTGAGTAATATGTAATAAATAGTATGATTTACTCTCGCATATAAAATTTACTTGGCGTGAAACGAGCCGAATACACGCGTGATAGGCAATTCAAATAGGgtaaatatatatatcatgataaataataaatcaagtGAGTTATGGCAGGTAAATGGCCCATCGGCGAATGACAAATAAATCAAATCAATGTAACATATATAAAGCCAATAATATATTACTTCGCTTCTAAACGTCTAGTCCGGTTAACAATGAATAGATAGTAACAAATTAAATCATTATATACGTACTACTAGCCCTATTATTAACTAAAGCGCGGACAAAGCCTGGCTGTGTgtgtttcattcattttaaaataaaatttttaaatctaCTTTGCTGCTCATTACTCATTACAATGTGCACGATCAACTCTCAGcggtcaataaaattattaa encodes:
- the Dscam2 gene encoding cell adhesion molecule Dscam2 isoform X3, whose amino-acid sequence is MLVSCFIIAGVAAVVSSAGGHGFDAHLRGPSFLIEPPSRVEFSNSSGAWLDCAATGNPTPNIDWSTADGLPATDVPGVRRVLRNGTLVLLPFQAAAFRQDVHSAAYRCVASNSVGRVLSRDVQVRAIVTQAYSVDVEVVEGVSRGCTAILRCVVPSHVKDLVRVVSWLQEPSFHIYPSLQGDGKFHLLPTGELLVHGLEFSDQFLSYRCRTMHRLTRQVVVSTSANLRIAEHGGMIPPTILEHSGTIYVGQDESTSLVCLAKACPTPEYRWYAQTGAEQMPVLSGPRMRLLGPVLAMEAVTLSDSGVYQCLASNLGGETSAELRLVVMAPLNVEVSPSLLSVHLGGNAEFTCVVGTHSQAGQHFITWYKDGRQLPGAGRQSETLTLNGIGREDRGMYQCIVRRGDDTAQASAELQLGDAPPIIMYSFIEQTLQPGPAVSLKCSAAGNPTPQISWALDGFPLPTITRFVIGQYVTVHGDVISHVNISQVMVEDGGEYSCTVENRAGKVTHAARLNVYGLPYIRIIPKVAAVAGETLRLKCPVAGYPIEEIKWERGGRELPDNLRQKVMPDGTLMVSSVQKETDTGSYTCWARNKQGHSARRSGDVTVIVPPKISPFTADRDLHLGERTSLTCSVTRGDQPIRIIWLKDGRAMGPSERVSITNVDQYNSILMIESLSPDHNGNYSCVASNPAAEVSHTQQLVVHVPPHWLVEPMDTSVERNRHVSLHCQAQGVPTPVIVWKKAIGGKSGEYEELRESSYTKLLNNGTLVLQHVKEDREGYYLCQASNGIGTGMGKVVQLRVNSSPYFAAPSRLVTVKKGDMATLHCEVHGDKPVTVSWLKGGKIELNPSTNYRVTTKTEVTPDGVEAQLQISSAEASDSGAYFCQASNLYGRDQQLVQLLVQEPPQPPHALETAMIAPRSINVKWQHRAQDTREVTKYILQYKEGESGMWQQQELTGPPLPYATLIDDLKPATRYTIRIIAEGPAGRSSPSAELVVRTEPQRPAGPPINIAARPISPTEILVTWSPPLAELRHGDIQGFNVGFKETSGGNPSFNFTSVSGDGEEGGGELRLTGLRPYTRYTIVVQAYNQVGSGPQSEQLPTQTSEGVPSKAPDDVRCAALTSQSLQISWKQPPAAFANGNIQGYKLTYEPVMPDSWSSIDEMEVRKTGSMTMILAGLRKYTNYSVQVLAYTRVGDGVPSRSMYCRTKEDVPGSPADIKVVVSSPQALFISWLPPLEPNGEINKYNLYSRIMDGREELNHGKRVLASTNTFFEVTGLQQHVEYQFWVTASTRVGEGQSSTVAAAMPKNHVTAKITSFGGNIVKPWRGSVTMSCHAVGDPTREWFKGLSEQVHSDSSRNIQILQTGELVLSNIQLQDSGNYTCQVENSLGSDRLHYSLIVQVPPSAPVLYVTSSTATSVLLHWKAGYNGGSPTTGYTLHYRTTHGNLDELQLPRRSTNHELKGLLCGNMYHLYLTSHNKIGSSAASPVLSVRTQGQPPGIPPAAAFLSPNSTTLALRLSTWPDNGCPIQYFVIQYRPMDEFHWTLVSNNVAPQKRFLVTNLSPSTVYQLKVEAYNVAGSNQAEFSFVTLTKDGDAPPPELTDRGSASALPFYADVKVMIPMIISTFAIFAVFAGVALRFKSRHLGDRQQRPMKETQENQQNAETQRERYYATIHKVALQQAANAGGPDKIPETAEDISPYATFQLSEGGGGSLAGLGGLGGLGGAAEASAAGLHPNNTLLHSFMYHEHAMTEGCASPPPAVTSMKSVSSRRRQQRKQHTHGDDSDESESDPDQLTRSRTESSNQLDASKLKHIRAVSDFIYHGTSSTSSDISPMCEQKSLPRRGRSRWHVPSRSSLRMLLPPMSVAETAFVSNQGNIPGNGDRNDRHELSEAECDIDSLKKPKLGLRSSLWSRPGTQNNPSSDYSIAV